A DNA window from Schistocerca americana isolate TAMUIC-IGC-003095 chromosome 4, iqSchAmer2.1, whole genome shotgun sequence contains the following coding sequences:
- the LOC124612574 gene encoding piggyBac transposable element-derived protein 4-like — MYVVTHNVIFFLEDEIDDSLSSDEDENDVEGVASNPAAVPYPKDSEWTAVDTYRPLPVNTTPRQILVDIDESSSVLDCSKVFLTDSDVNELKRQTNLYASQTIQKKRRGNNLKPHSVLSSWKPVTISEMRRFLGIIFHMCVSKKPKIADHWSTNPVLSCNFCPHVMSRLRFTQILSCLHLVDNSNQKKPGEDGFHPLYKVLPYYNNLKERCIQAYRPSEKVTIDEGICPFRGRVSFRVYMQNKPHKYGLKVYAVAEASSGYVVNFEVYAGKHIVDNSSSAVILRLLSDSSLLNKGHTVYLDRFYSSPELFQQLAEKGTGAVGTVNKSRKGLPKDLVSAKLKKGEMSFRRKDNVLAMKWKDKRDVYTLSTRHQATFGTHTKRNGSVVLKPLQVLDYNLNKIGVDIGDQRLQYNPFQHRTVKWWRKLYFHLLLMGVSNAFWLYNAVHRKKITITDFITVLAVQLVEDDTLEFIPRNEGTVGRLTKRHFLQHIPATTKKYAARVCHVCSSRSKKQSGKASRKETRYECEQCGVALCLEPCFKIFHTKKQYDSV; from the coding sequence atgtatgtagttacacataatgtgatattctttttagaagacgagattgatgacagtttgtcttcagatgaagacgagaatgatgttgaaggtgttgcttcaaatccagcagctgtgccgtatccgaaagacagtgagtggactgcagttgacacctaccgacctctgcctgtcaacacgacacccaggcagatactagtggatattgatgagtcgagttctgtactggattgcagtaaagtgttccttactgacagtgacgtaaatgaactcaagagacagacaaatttgtatgcatcacagacaatacagaagaaaagaagaggaaataatctgaagccccattcagttttgagttcgtggaagccagtgactataagtgagatgaggcgtttcttgggtattattttccacatgtgtgtttcgaaaaagccaaaaattgcggaccattggagcactaatcctgttcttagttgtaacttttgtccccatgtcatgagccgtttgcgtttcactcagatactgtcatgcttgcatcttgttgacaattcaaatcagaaaaaaccaggcgaagatggatttcatccactttacaaagttttgccatattataataatttgaaggagcgatgtatccaggcatatcgtccctcagaaaaagtgacaattgatgaaggaatttgcccatttcgaggtcgtgtgagtttccgtgtttacatgcaaaataagcctcataagtatggactgaaagtatatgctgttgctgaagccagtagtggctatgttgtaaattttgaagtttatgctggtaagcatattgttgacaattcttcgtctgcggttattttgcgattgttgtctgacagcagcttgctgaacaaaggccacactgtgtatttagatcgattttattccagtccagagctatttcagcaactggcagagaaaggcactggagctgttggtactgtgaacaaatccaggaaaggattgcctaaagatttagtatctgctaagctgaaaaagggcgaaatgtcttttcggcgtaaagataatgtattggcaatgaagtggaaagataagagagatgtgtatacattgtctacaaggcatcaagcaacatttggtacgcatactaagagaaatgggtctgtagtattgaaaccacttcaggtacttgattacaacctcaataaaattggagtggatattggagaccaacgcctgcagtacaatccgttccagcacagaactgtgaaatggtggcgaaaattatatttccatttgctgcttatgggagtatcaaatgcattttggctgtacaatgcagtgcacaggaagaaaattacaataacagactttataacagtgcttgcagttcagcttgttgaagacgacacacttgaattcattccaagaaatgaaggaactgtaggtcggctaacaaagagacattttttgcagcacatacctgcaactactaagaagtatgctgctcgtgtgtgtcacgtgtgcagttccaggagcaagaaacagagtggcaaggcttctcgcaaagagacacgatacgaatgtgaacagtgtggcgttgcactctgcctggaaccttgctttaaaattttccacactaaaaaacaatatgattctgtgtga